One window from the genome of Paraclostridium sordellii encodes:
- a CDS encoding phosphatidate cytidylyltransferase yields the protein MVVRIIAALALIPLLLFVIYGGLPLYIAEAIIGIIALDEFYKAFKSKSIQPISILGYVFAIYLSMRHVLNLNSEYTYILVFTLFLIGIIYMLTNKKNILDFSITFIGMFYIPIFLDFIVLTINNFDLGNIYVWLIFIVSFMTDTFAYFSGYLFGRHKLIPSISPKKTIEGSIGGILGSTICCVAFGYVFNLGIAHMILVGSIGSVVAQLGDLFASAIKRYVGIKDYGKLIPGHGGILDRFDSVILVAPFVYYAIYIFI from the coding sequence ATGGTTGTAAGAATCATTGCTGCGTTAGCCTTAATTCCATTATTACTTTTCGTAATATATGGAGGATTGCCTTTATACATAGCAGAAGCTATTATAGGAATTATTGCATTAGATGAGTTTTATAAGGCATTTAAAAGTAAAAGTATACAACCTATCAGTATTTTAGGATATGTATTTGCCATATACTTATCTATGAGACATGTTTTAAATTTAAATAGTGAATATACATATATACTTGTGTTTACGTTATTCTTAATAGGAATAATTTATATGTTAACTAATAAGAAAAATATTTTAGATTTTTCTATAACATTTATAGGTATGTTTTATATACCGATATTTTTAGATTTTATAGTTTTAACCATTAACAATTTTGACTTAGGAAATATTTATGTATGGCTAATATTCATAGTATCTTTTATGACAGATACATTTGCATATTTTAGTGGATATTTGTTTGGAAGACATAAATTAATACCTAGTATAAGTCCTAAGAAAACAATAGAAGGCAGCATCGGAGGAATTTTAGGTTCTACAATTTGTTGTGTAGCATTTGGGTATGTATTCAATTTAGGAATTGCTCATATGATTTTAGTTGGAAGTATTGGAAGTGTTGTTGCACAACTTGGAGATTTATTTGCATCAGCCATAAAAAGATACGTTGGAATTAAAGATTATGGAAAATTAATACCAGGACATGGTGGTATATTAGATAGATTTGATAGTGTTATACTAGTAGCACCATTTGTTTATTATGCAATATATATATTTATTTAG
- a CDS encoding 1-deoxy-D-xylulose-5-phosphate reductoisomerase — MKKISILGSTGSIGTQTLDVVRKNRDKFEVVAISANSSINLLLEQIKEFKPKYVAVYNENSAKQLKEIIPRDIKIEVLSGMDGLITISSLDEIDVLLTAIVGMIGLVPTLEAIKKGKTIALANKETLVTAGQLVMEEARKRNVDILPVDSEHSAIFQCLNGENKKEIDSIILTASGGPFRGKTKEELLSVTKNEALKHPNWSMGRKISIDSSTLMNKGLEVIEAKWLFDVDAEKIDVVVHPQSIIHSMVQFVDSSIIAQMGCPDMKLPIQYALTYPNRLLNDFERLDFSKLNGLTFEKPDLQTFPCLQLAYESLKLGGTYSAVLNAANEVLVNEFLEDKIKFYDIPYYIEKTLEAHDSIKKPTLEEILHIDKWSRDFVKKCIK, encoded by the coding sequence ATGAAAAAAATATCAATATTGGGATCAACAGGTTCTATAGGGACACAAACATTAGATGTAGTAAGAAAAAATAGAGATAAATTTGAAGTTGTAGCAATATCTGCAAATAGTAGTATAAACTTATTACTAGAGCAAATAAAAGAGTTTAAACCTAAATATGTTGCGGTATATAATGAAAATAGCGCTAAACAATTAAAGGAAATTATACCAAGAGATATAAAAATAGAAGTATTAAGCGGTATGGATGGATTAATCACTATATCTTCATTAGATGAAATAGATGTACTTTTAACTGCTATAGTAGGAATGATAGGTTTAGTTCCAACTTTAGAAGCTATAAAGAAGGGAAAAACTATTGCACTTGCTAATAAAGAAACTTTAGTTACAGCTGGACAACTGGTAATGGAAGAAGCTAGAAAAAGAAATGTAGATATATTACCTGTTGATAGTGAACACAGTGCTATATTCCAATGTTTAAATGGTGAAAATAAAAAAGAAATTGATAGTATAATATTAACAGCATCAGGAGGTCCGTTTAGAGGAAAAACAAAAGAAGAATTATTAAGTGTAACTAAAAATGAAGCTTTAAAACACCCAAATTGGAGTATGGGAAGAAAGATAAGTATAGATTCTTCTACACTTATGAATAAAGGATTAGAAGTTATAGAGGCTAAGTGGCTATTTGATGTAGATGCAGAAAAAATTGATGTAGTAGTTCACCCACAAAGTATAATACATTCTATGGTACAGTTTGTGGACAGTTCTATAATAGCTCAAATGGGATGTCCGGATATGAAGTTACCTATTCAGTATGCTTTAACATACCCTAATAGATTACTTAATGATTTTGAAAGATTGGATTTTTCAAAGCTAAATGGTTTAACTTTTGAAAAGCCAGATTTACAAACTTTCCCATGTTTACAATTAGCATATGAAAGTTTAAAATTAGGAGGAACATACTCAGCAGTTTTAAATGCAGCTAATGAAGTTTTAGTTAATGAATTTTTAGAAGATAAAATAAAGTTTTATGACATACCATATTATATAGAAAAAACTTTAGAAGCACATGATAGTATAAAAAAACCTACACTAGAAGAAATATTACACATAGATAAATGGAGTAGAGATTTTGTAAAAAAATGTATTAAATAG
- a CDS encoding isoprenyl transferase, with protein sequence MNKKNKYDINLINVPTHIAIIMDGNGRWAKERLLPRTVGHKAGVEAIRAVTKECSALRVKHLTLYAFSTENWKRPKLEVDALMNLLYTYLKKELKELHENNVKITTIGDIDVLPSKSMEAIKDAIDITKDNTGLNLNIALNYGSRNDIKNAVIDIVKKCKSGKIDIEDINEDTISKYLSTKSIPDPDLIIRTSGEQRISNFLLWEIAYSEFYFTDVYWPDFNSNELRKAIYTYQNRDRRFGGLK encoded by the coding sequence ATGAATAAAAAGAATAAATATGACATAAACTTAATTAATGTACCTACTCATATAGCGATAATCATGGACGGAAATGGTAGATGGGCAAAAGAGAGACTACTTCCAAGAACAGTTGGGCATAAGGCTGGTGTTGAGGCTATAAGAGCAGTAACAAAAGAGTGCTCTGCATTAAGAGTAAAACACTTAACTTTATATGCTTTTTCAACAGAAAATTGGAAAAGACCAAAATTAGAAGTAGATGCTTTAATGAATTTACTATATACATATTTAAAGAAAGAATTAAAAGAATTACATGAAAATAATGTAAAAATAACAACTATAGGAGACATAGATGTATTACCAAGTAAATCTATGGAAGCTATAAAAGATGCAATTGATATAACTAAAGATAATACTGGACTAAACTTAAATATAGCTTTAAATTATGGAAGCAGAAATGATATAAAAAATGCAGTTATAGATATAGTAAAAAAATGTAAAAGTGGTAAAATAGATATAGAAGATATAAATGAAGACACTATATCAAAATATTTAAGTACAAAGTCGATACCAGACCCAGATTTAATTATTAGAACTAGTGGAGAACAAAGAATAAGTAACTTCTTATTATGGGAAATTGCATATTCAGAGTTTTATTTCACTGATGTATATTGGCCTGATTTTAACTCAAATGAATTGAGAAAAGCTATATATACATATCAAAATAGAGATAGAAGGTTTGGTGGACTTAAGTAA
- the rseP gene encoding RIP metalloprotease RseP has protein sequence MNILTILVAILAFGIIVFIHELGHFLFAKKAGVRIHEFAIGMGPKIYGFQKGETTYSIRLLPLGGYVAMEGEDSDSNDPRAFGNKSILQRASILFAGPFFNIILTVIILIPVFMYIGTPSTKLKSVIDNSVAQRAGIQAGDTITEINGKDVKSWNELSKEIQDSNGKKLNITLERDGKEKNVNLTPESKDGKYLIGIYPKNEKNILGSFTTAIKTTISMIVGMITFLGQLITGNLPGGIDQSLAGPIGVISIVADATKTGIINVLYLAAVISLNLGVLNLLPIPALDGGRLFFLFIEFLRGGKKIDPNKEGMINVIGFAVLMVFMLFVTYKDIVRLMAS, from the coding sequence ATGAATATATTAACTATTTTAGTAGCTATTTTAGCTTTTGGAATAATAGTGTTTATTCATGAATTAGGACACTTTTTATTTGCAAAAAAGGCAGGTGTCAGAATCCATGAATTTGCTATAGGAATGGGACCTAAGATATATGGGTTTCAAAAAGGAGAAACTACATATAGTATAAGACTTTTACCTCTTGGAGGATATGTTGCTATGGAGGGGGAAGATAGCGACTCTAATGATCCAAGGGCATTTGGAAATAAAAGTATATTACAAAGGGCAAGTATTTTATTTGCAGGTCCATTTTTTAATATAATACTTACGGTTATAATACTAATACCGGTTTTTATGTATATTGGGACTCCAAGTACAAAATTAAAATCTGTTATAGATAATAGTGTAGCTCAAAGGGCTGGAATTCAAGCTGGAGATACAATAACCGAGATAAATGGTAAGGATGTTAAATCTTGGAATGAATTAAGTAAAGAAATTCAAGATTCTAATGGTAAAAAGTTAAATATAACTTTAGAAAGAGATGGAAAAGAAAAGAATGTAAATCTTACTCCAGAATCAAAAGACGGTAAGTATTTAATTGGAATATATCCTAAAAATGAAAAAAATATCTTAGGATCATTTACAACTGCTATAAAGACAACTATAAGCATGATAGTTGGAATGATAACATTCTTAGGTCAGTTAATAACAGGAAACTTACCAGGTGGAATAGATCAATCGCTAGCAGGACCTATAGGCGTTATAAGTATAGTAGCTGATGCGACTAAGACAGGTATAATTAATGTATTATACTTAGCGGCAGTAATTAGTTTAAACTTAGGTGTTTTAAATTTACTTCCTATACCTGCTTTAGATGGAGGAAGATTATTTTTCTTATTTATAGAATTTTTAAGAGGTGGAAAGAAAATTGATCCTAACAAAGAGGGTATGATAAATGTTATAGGATTTGCAGTATTAATGGTATTTATGCTATTTGTGACATATAAAGATATTGTAAGACTTATGGCAAGTTAG
- the pyrH gene encoding UMP kinase, with translation MTKPMYKRVLLKLSGEALSGDKGFGINNEVVNDIAKAIKQIQEIGVEVAVVVGGGNFWRGRTSEGMDRTTADYIGMLATVMNAMALQDALENIGVLTRVQTAIEMRQIAEPYIRRKAVRHLEKSRVVIFGAGTGNPYFSTDTAAALRAAEMESEVILLAKNVDAVYDKDPKVHADAKKFTELSYIDVLQKELKVMDSTATSLCMDNNIPIKVFELSTENIIKAVMGENIGTTVK, from the coding sequence ATGACAAAGCCCATGTACAAAAGAGTATTACTTAAATTAAGTGGAGAAGCATTATCTGGAGATAAAGGATTCGGTATAAATAACGAAGTTGTAAATGACATAGCAAAAGCTATAAAGCAAATACAAGAAATTGGTGTTGAAGTAGCTGTAGTTGTCGGAGGAGGAAACTTCTGGAGAGGAAGAACATCTGAAGGAATGGATAGAACTACTGCTGATTATATAGGTATGCTAGCTACAGTTATGAATGCTATGGCACTACAAGATGCTCTTGAAAATATAGGGGTATTAACAAGAGTTCAAACTGCTATAGAAATGAGACAAATAGCAGAACCTTATATAAGAAGAAAGGCAGTTAGACATTTAGAAAAGTCTAGGGTTGTTATATTTGGAGCAGGAACAGGAAATCCTTACTTCTCGACTGACACAGCAGCAGCTCTTCGTGCTGCGGAAATGGAGTCTGAAGTTATATTACTAGCTAAAAATGTAGATGCAGTATATGATAAAGATCCAAAAGTACATGCTGATGCTAAGAAATTTACAGAACTTAGTTATATAGATGTATTACAAAAAGAATTAAAAGTTATGGACTCAACTGCTACATCTTTATGTATGGATAACAATATACCAATAAAGGTATTTGAACTTTCAACAGAGAATATAATAAAAGCAGTTATGGGTGAAAATATAGGTACTACTGTAAAATAA
- the ispG gene encoding flavodoxin-dependent (E)-4-hydroxy-3-methylbut-2-enyl-diphosphate synthase: MSYKRRLSKEVSVGSLKIGGNNPISIQSMTNTDTRDAKATIDQIKRLEEVGCDVVRVAVPDMEAAKNIGEIKKNVNIPIIADIHFDYRLALEAIDQGVDGVRINPGNIGSIDRVKMVVNKCREKNLKIRIGVNGGSLEKELLEKYGSATAEALVESAMGHVKILEDLDFHNIVISLKSSDIYKTLDAYELIAKKVDYPLHIGITESGSLKKGTIKSSIGVGALLLKGIGDTIRISLTGDPTEEVIVGKEILRSLDLLNDKIKVISCPTCGRCNIDLISVVNEVEEKINKVDKDITVAIMGCAVNGPGEAKEADIGIAGGKGEGLLFKKGEIIRKINGDKLVDELLAEIENYKK, encoded by the coding sequence ATGAGTTACAAAAGAAGATTAAGTAAAGAGGTAAGTGTAGGTAGTTTAAAAATAGGAGGTAACAATCCTATATCTATACAATCTATGACTAATACAGATACAAGAGATGCAAAAGCTACTATAGATCAAATAAAAAGACTTGAAGAAGTCGGATGTGATGTAGTTAGAGTTGCTGTACCTGATATGGAAGCAGCGAAAAATATAGGAGAGATAAAGAAAAATGTTAATATACCTATAATAGCGGATATACATTTTGATTATAGATTAGCACTAGAAGCAATAGATCAAGGTGTCGATGGAGTAAGAATCAATCCAGGAAATATTGGTAGTATAGATAGAGTAAAAATGGTAGTTAATAAATGTAGAGAGAAAAACTTAAAAATTAGAATAGGTGTAAATGGGGGATCTTTAGAAAAAGAATTATTAGAAAAATATGGTTCGGCTACAGCTGAAGCATTGGTAGAAAGTGCTATGGGTCATGTTAAAATTCTTGAAGACTTAGACTTTCACAATATAGTAATATCTTTAAAATCTTCAGATATATATAAGACTTTAGATGCCTATGAACTTATAGCTAAAAAGGTTGATTATCCTCTTCATATAGGAATTACAGAATCAGGAAGTTTAAAAAAGGGAACAATAAAATCTTCTATAGGAGTAGGAGCTCTTTTATTAAAAGGAATAGGGGATACTATAAGAATTTCTTTAACAGGAGATCCTACAGAAGAGGTAATAGTGGGTAAAGAAATATTAAGAAGTCTAGATTTACTAAATGATAAAATTAAAGTTATATCATGTCCTACTTGTGGAAGATGTAATATAGACCTTATAAGTGTAGTAAATGAAGTAGAAGAAAAAATTAACAAAGTAGATAAAGATATAACTGTAGCAATAATGGGATGTGCAGTTAATGGTCCTGGAGAAGCGAAAGAGGCAGATATAGGGATAGCTGGTGGTAAAGGAGAAGGTCTATTATTTAAAAAAGGAGAAATAATAAGAAAAATAAATGGAGATAAGCTAGTTGATGAATTATTAGCTGAAATTGAAAATTATAAAAAATAG
- the frr gene encoding ribosome recycling factor, with protein sequence MSAQVKKQLDEKMNKTIEALKKEFTTIRAGRANAQMLDKVRVDYYGTPTPVNQVGAISVPEPRTLMINPWDKTAMAEIEKAIRNSDLGLNPTNDGQVIRISVPALTEERRKELAKQAGKVAEEFKVRLRNERRDANDKLKKMEKEGEITEDDLKKSQDEVQKITDKFIKEVDSLLKAKEQDIMAV encoded by the coding sequence ATGAGTGCACAAGTAAAGAAACAATTAGATGAAAAAATGAATAAAACAATAGAAGCTCTTAAAAAAGAATTTACAACTATAAGAGCAGGTAGAGCTAATGCTCAAATGTTAGATAAAGTAAGAGTTGATTATTACGGAACACCTACTCCTGTAAATCAAGTAGGTGCTATATCAGTTCCAGAACCAAGAACTTTAATGATAAACCCTTGGGATAAAACAGCTATGGCTGAGATAGAAAAAGCTATAAGAAATTCTGACTTAGGACTAAATCCAACAAATGATGGTCAAGTTATAAGAATATCAGTACCAGCTTTAACAGAAGAAAGAAGAAAAGAGTTAGCTAAACAAGCTGGTAAAGTTGCTGAAGAGTTTAAAGTTAGATTAAGAAATGAAAGAAGAGATGCTAATGATAAACTTAAGAAAATGGAAAAAGAAGGCGAAATAACTGAAGATGATTTAAAGAAATCTCAAGATGAAGTTCAAAAAATAACTGATAAATTTATAAAAGAAGTAGATAGTTTACTAAAAGCTAAAGAACAAGATATAATGGCGGTATAG
- a CDS encoding [FeFe] hydrogenase, group A yields the protein MMDNNKPTIIQSSLGSVFSVFSESELKELTDDNSRKIAIAGKVNNPGIIEIPEKATLREIIDLAGGIIKKREFKAAQLGIPFGGFLTEDSLDKELDFSLFGKDSGRSIIILSQEDCIVQYAKFYIDFLIGKMKEDKYKKYEKVKDEIIQMWKILDRISKGRSNMRDVFILRELAITVKTTLNQNHNIMQEIIDKFYEEIEEHIEDEKCYTAQCNNLVKLTITGKCIGCGACKRVCPVDCISGERKEQHYIDYNRCTHCGQCIASCPVDAITAGDNTLKFLRDLATPNKVVITQMAPAIRVAIGEAFGFEPGENVEKKIAAALRKLGVDYVFDTTWAADLTIMEEAAELQERLEKHLNGDKDVKLPILTSCCPAWVKFIEQNYGDMLDVPSSAKSPMQMFATVAKDLWGREKGLTRDQITSVAIMPCIAKKYEASRKEFSRGLNYDVDYVITTRELIKILEDSGINLKEIEDQEIDQVLGEYTGAGIIFGRTGGVIEAATRTAIENMTGEKIENVEFEALRGWDSFRSCDLEVSGMKLRIGVAYGLKEAGKMLDKIRAGEEFYHAIEIMACLGGCVGGGGQPKARKRAETVEKRAEGLNNIDRSLTLRVSKENPAVQAIYDKYLGHPLSHRAHELLHTRYFVKVKK from the coding sequence ATGATGGATAATAATAAACCAACTATAATACAAAGTTCATTAGGATCTGTTTTCTCGGTATTTAGCGAGTCTGAATTAAAAGAATTAACAGATGATAATTCTAGAAAAATAGCTATAGCTGGAAAGGTAAATAATCCAGGAATAATTGAAATACCAGAAAAAGCTACTTTGAGAGAAATAATAGATTTAGCAGGAGGCATTATAAAAAAAAGAGAATTTAAAGCTGCTCAATTAGGAATACCATTTGGAGGATTTTTAACAGAAGATAGCTTAGACAAAGAGTTAGACTTTAGTTTATTTGGTAAAGATAGTGGAAGATCTATAATAATACTTTCTCAAGAAGATTGTATAGTTCAATATGCTAAGTTTTATATAGATTTCTTAATTGGCAAAATGAAGGAAGATAAATATAAAAAATACGAAAAGGTAAAAGATGAAATTATACAAATGTGGAAGATATTAGATAGGATAAGTAAAGGAAGATCTAATATGAGAGATGTTTTTATTTTAAGAGAATTAGCAATTACTGTAAAAACAACTCTTAATCAAAATCATAATATAATGCAAGAAATAATAGATAAATTTTATGAAGAGATAGAAGAGCATATAGAAGATGAAAAATGTTATACAGCACAATGTAATAATCTTGTTAAATTAACTATAACAGGTAAATGTATAGGATGTGGTGCGTGTAAAAGAGTTTGTCCTGTAGATTGTATATCAGGAGAAAGAAAAGAACAACATTACATAGATTATAATAGATGTACTCATTGTGGGCAATGTATAGCAAGTTGTCCAGTTGATGCTATAACTGCAGGTGATAATACTTTAAAATTCTTAAGAGACTTAGCTACTCCAAATAAAGTAGTTATAACTCAAATGGCTCCAGCTATAAGAGTTGCTATAGGTGAAGCGTTTGGGTTTGAACCAGGAGAAAATGTTGAGAAAAAAATAGCAGCAGCACTTAGAAAACTAGGTGTAGATTATGTATTTGATACTACATGGGCAGCTGATTTAACAATAATGGAAGAAGCAGCAGAACTTCAAGAAAGATTAGAAAAACATTTAAATGGAGATAAGGATGTAAAACTTCCAATACTTACATCTTGCTGTCCTGCATGGGTAAAATTTATCGAGCAAAATTATGGAGATATGTTAGATGTTCCATCAAGTGCTAAATCACCAATGCAGATGTTTGCAACAGTTGCAAAAGATTTATGGGGACGAGAAAAAGGACTTACTAGAGATCAAATAACATCTGTTGCTATAATGCCTTGTATAGCTAAAAAGTATGAAGCATCAAGAAAAGAATTTTCAAGAGGGCTAAACTATGATGTAGATTATGTTATAACAACAAGGGAACTTATAAAAATACTTGAAGATTCAGGTATAAATTTAAAAGAAATTGAAGATCAAGAGATAGATCAAGTTTTAGGAGAGTATACAGGAGCAGGTATTATATTTGGGAGAACTGGTGGTGTTATAGAAGCTGCAACTAGAACTGCAATAGAAAATATGACTGGTGAAAAAATCGAAAATGTTGAATTTGAAGCTTTGAGAGGTTGGGACTCATTTAGATCTTGTGACTTAGAAGTATCAGGTATGAAACTTAGAATAGGTGTTGCCTATGGATTAAAAGAAGCTGGAAAAATGCTTGATAAAATAAGAGCCGGAGAAGAATTTTATCATGCAATAGAAATTATGGCATGCTTAGGTGGATGTGTAGGTGGCGGTGGACAGCCAAAGGCAAGAAAAAGAGCTGAGACTGTAGAAAAAAGAGCAGAAGGACTAAATAACATAGATAGATCGTTAACACTTAGAGTTTCTAAAGAAAATCCAGCTGTTCAAGCTATATATGATAAATACTTAGGACATCCATTAAGCCATAGAGCTCATGAACTTTTACATACTAGATATTTTGTAAAAGTGAAAAAGTAA
- the tsf gene encoding translation elongation factor Ts codes for MAITAQMVKELRETTGAGMMDCKKALQEAEGDMERAIDLLREKGLSKAAKKSDRIAAEGLVAIEINNDNTVGTIVEINSETDFVAKNEDFKTFVKDVAEMALATEKEDVAGLLTEAHREGVLSEVLNNRIATIGEKLDIRRFAKISTNGQVAGYIHGGGKIGVLVELETEARDAEVLAMGRDIAMQVAAMNPKYVSKDDVDPEYIAHETEILTQQALNEGKPANIVEKMIKGRLDKQLKEVCLVEQAFVKNPDLTIKQLVADVAKKVGSDIKVARVVRFEVGEGIEKKEENFAEEVAKQLK; via the coding sequence ATGGCTATAACTGCACAAATGGTTAAAGAGTTAAGAGAAACTACAGGTGCCGGAATGATGGACTGTAAAAAAGCTTTACAAGAAGCTGAAGGAGACATGGAAAGAGCTATAGATTTATTAAGAGAAAAAGGATTATCTAAAGCTGCTAAAAAATCTGATAGAATAGCTGCTGAAGGATTAGTTGCTATAGAGATAAACAACGACAACACTGTTGGAACTATAGTTGAAATAAACTCAGAAACAGATTTCGTTGCTAAAAACGAAGATTTCAAAACTTTCGTTAAGGACGTAGCTGAAATGGCTTTAGCTACTGAAAAGGAAGATGTAGCTGGATTATTAACTGAAGCTCATAGAGAAGGAGTTTTATCAGAAGTATTAAATAACAGAATAGCTACTATAGGAGAAAAGTTAGATATAAGAAGATTTGCTAAAATATCTACTAATGGACAAGTTGCTGGATACATACACGGTGGTGGAAAAATAGGTGTATTAGTTGAATTAGAAACAGAAGCTAGAGATGCTGAAGTTTTAGCAATGGGAAGAGATATAGCTATGCAAGTTGCAGCTATGAATCCTAAATATGTTTCTAAAGACGATGTAGATCCAGAGTACATAGCTCATGAAACTGAAATATTAACTCAACAAGCTTTAAATGAAGGAAAACCAGCTAACATAGTTGAGAAGATGATAAAGGGAAGATTAGATAAACAATTAAAAGAAGTTTGTTTAGTTGAGCAAGCTTTCGTTAAAAACCCAGACTTAACTATAAAGCAATTAGTTGCAGACGTTGCTAAAAAAGTAGGTTCTGACATAAAAGTTGCTAGAGTCGTAAGATTCGAAGTTGGAGAAGGTATAGAAAAGAAAGAAGAAAACTTTGCTGAAGAGGTTGCTAAGCAACTTAAGTAA
- the rpsB gene encoding 30S ribosomal protein S2, protein MSVISMKQLLEAGVHFGHQTRRWNPKMAQYIFTERNGIYIIDLQKTVKKVEEAYRFTKEIAETGKPILFVGTKKQAQEAIKEEAERCGMFYVNERWLGGMLTNHKTIKTRIDKLRKLEKMEEEGVFNVLPKKEVIKLRAEKEKLEKYLNGIKDMPELPAAIFVVDPRKENIAIQEAHRLGIPVIGIVDTNCDPEQLDFAIPGNDDAIRAVKLITGAMATAIIEGRQAIADDQEEVTEDQE, encoded by the coding sequence ATGTCAGTAATATCAATGAAACAATTATTAGAAGCTGGTGTTCACTTCGGACATCAAACAAGAAGATGGAACCCTAAGATGGCTCAATATATATTCACAGAGAGAAATGGAATATATATAATAGACTTACAAAAAACTGTTAAAAAAGTTGAAGAAGCTTATAGATTCACTAAAGAAATAGCTGAAACTGGAAAGCCAATATTATTCGTAGGAACTAAGAAACAAGCTCAAGAAGCTATAAAAGAAGAAGCTGAAAGATGTGGAATGTTCTACGTTAATGAAAGATGGTTAGGTGGAATGTTAACAAACCACAAAACTATAAAGACTAGAATAGACAAGTTAAGAAAGTTAGAAAAAATGGAAGAAGAAGGAGTATTCAACGTTCTTCCTAAGAAAGAAGTTATAAAATTAAGAGCTGAAAAAGAAAAATTAGAAAAATACTTAAACGGTATAAAAGATATGCCTGAATTACCAGCTGCTATATTCGTAGTAGATCCTAGAAAAGAAAACATAGCTATACAAGAAGCTCACAGATTAGGTATACCAGTAATAGGTATAGTTGATACAAACTGTGACCCTGAGCAATTAGACTTTGCTATACCAGGAAACGATGACGCTATAAGAGCTGTTAAGTTAATAACTGGTGCTATGGCAACTGCTATAATAGAAGGTAGACAAGCTATAGCTGATGATCAAGAAGAAGTAACAGAAGATCAAGAATAA